A window from Azoarcus sp. DD4 encodes these proteins:
- a CDS encoding sensor domain-containing diguanylate cyclase translates to MNAPDQNLEPDSDVYKTLLESTRAIPWRIDWKTMQFTYIGPQIEALLGWAPDSWVSVEDWASRMHPDDRDKVVNFCVSQSQAGTDHEADYRALTKDGGYVWIRDVVHVVRKEGEVEALIGFMFDISQRKATEEKLLQLQKELEELSYKDGLTGVANRRMFDSVMEMEWTNARRGRQPLSLILLDVDYFKEYNDRYGHLQGDDCLRQVAQTLGKVATRARDFVARFGGEEFVLVLPETDARAAALLAERCHKAIEQLAIPHERSAICERLTVSLGVGTLVPGADDDVQRFLNRVDGLLYSAKRSGRNRSAFEG, encoded by the coding sequence ATGAACGCTCCCGACCAGAACCTCGAACCCGACAGCGACGTCTACAAGACCCTGCTCGAATCCACCAGGGCCATCCCCTGGCGGATCGACTGGAAGACCATGCAGTTCACCTACATCGGCCCGCAGATCGAGGCGCTGCTCGGGTGGGCGCCGGATAGCTGGGTGAGCGTGGAGGACTGGGCTTCGCGCATGCACCCGGACGACAGGGACAAGGTGGTCAATTTCTGCGTGTCGCAGTCGCAGGCCGGCACCGACCACGAGGCCGACTACCGCGCACTCACCAAGGACGGCGGCTATGTGTGGATACGCGACGTGGTGCACGTGGTGCGCAAGGAAGGCGAGGTCGAAGCGCTGATCGGCTTCATGTTCGACATCAGCCAGCGCAAGGCCACCGAGGAGAAGCTGCTGCAGCTGCAGAAGGAGCTGGAGGAGCTCTCCTACAAGGACGGCCTCACCGGCGTCGCCAACCGGCGGATGTTCGATTCGGTGATGGAAATGGAATGGACCAACGCCCGCCGCGGGCGCCAGCCGCTGTCGCTGATCCTGCTCGACGTCGATTACTTCAAGGAATACAACGACCGCTACGGCCACCTGCAGGGCGACGACTGCCTGCGCCAGGTCGCGCAGACGCTGGGCAAGGTGGCAACGCGGGCGCGCGACTTCGTGGCCCGCTTCGGCGGCGAGGAGTTCGTGCTGGTGCTGCCGGAAACCGATGCCAGGGCGGCGGCGCTGCTCGCCGAGCGCTGCCACAAGGCAATCGAGCAACTGGCGATCCCGCACGAGCGCTCGGCGATCTGCGAGCGACTGACCGTGAGCCTGGGGGTGGGCACCCTGGTGCCGGGTGCGGACGACGACGTCCAGCGCTTCCTCAACCGGGTGGACGGCCTGCTCTACAGCGCCAAGCGCAGCGGCCGCAACCGCTCGGCCTTCGAGGGATGA
- a CDS encoding aminotransferase class V-fold PLP-dependent enzyme — protein sequence MPGLLPDIDPDGLLEFSVVYTDRALNHMSKRFQGVMKDISSILKEVYHARSAVLVPGSGTFGMEAVARQFATGKKTLVIRNGWFSYRWTQIFEMGAIPAESVVLKARRVADAPEAPWIPCPVEEVVAAIRRQRPDVVFAPHVETAAGMILPDDYLRAVAEATHEVGGLFVLDCIASGAIWVDMEATGVDVLVSAPQKGWSSSPACAMVMLSGRARAAIDATTSTSFACDLKKWLQIMEAYENGGHAYHATMPTDALLRLREAMAETRAYGFDRVRAEQLELGRKVRELFERRGIRSVAAAGYQAPGVVVSYTRDPEVQSSRKFLALGLQTAAGVPLQCDEPADFSTFRVGLFGLEKLHNVDRSVAHLAAALDRMGLREAEESQR from the coding sequence ATGCCCGGACTGCTGCCCGACATCGATCCCGACGGCCTGCTGGAATTTTCCGTCGTCTATACCGACCGCGCCCTCAACCACATGTCCAAGCGCTTCCAGGGGGTGATGAAGGACATCTCCTCCATCCTCAAGGAGGTCTATCACGCCCGCTCGGCGGTGCTGGTGCCCGGCAGCGGCACCTTCGGCATGGAGGCGGTGGCGCGCCAGTTCGCCACCGGGAAGAAGACCCTGGTGATCCGCAACGGCTGGTTCAGCTACCGCTGGACGCAGATCTTCGAGATGGGCGCGATCCCCGCCGAATCGGTGGTGCTGAAGGCGCGCCGGGTGGCAGACGCACCCGAGGCGCCGTGGATTCCCTGCCCGGTGGAGGAAGTGGTGGCGGCGATCCGCCGCCAGCGCCCGGACGTGGTGTTCGCGCCGCATGTGGAAACCGCCGCCGGCATGATCCTGCCCGACGACTACCTGCGCGCGGTGGCCGAGGCCACCCACGAGGTCGGCGGCCTCTTCGTGCTCGACTGCATCGCCTCCGGCGCAATCTGGGTGGATATGGAAGCGACCGGCGTCGACGTGCTGGTGAGCGCGCCGCAGAAGGGCTGGAGCAGCTCGCCGGCCTGCGCGATGGTGATGCTGTCCGGGCGCGCCCGTGCCGCCATCGACGCCACCACCAGCACCAGCTTCGCCTGCGACCTCAAGAAGTGGCTGCAGATCATGGAGGCCTACGAGAACGGCGGCCACGCCTACCACGCCACCATGCCCACCGATGCGCTGCTGCGGCTGCGCGAGGCGATGGCGGAAACCCGCGCCTACGGCTTCGACAGGGTGCGCGCGGAGCAGCTCGAACTCGGCCGCAAGGTGCGCGAGCTGTTCGAGCGCCGCGGCATCCGCAGCGTCGCCGCGGCGGGCTATCAGGCGCCGGGCGTGGTGGTCAGCTACACCCGCGACCCGGAGGTCCAGAGCAGCCGCAAATTCCTCGCGCTCGGGCTGCAGACCGCTGCCGGTGTGCCGCTGCAGTGCGACGAGCCGGCCGATTTCTCCACCTTCCGCGTCGGCCTGTTCGGCCTGGAAAAGCTGCACAACGTGGACCGCAGCGTGGCCCATCTGGCGGCGGCGCTGGACCGGATGGGCCTGCGCGAAGCGGAGGAAAGCCAGCGCTGA
- the pstS gene encoding phosphate ABC transporter substrate-binding protein PstS, producing MRRLFLLLSLGFACSFAARADEAALLRGAGSSAAQPVYATWAQAYAAERGVRLEYDAAGSGAGIKKVLAGEADFGASDLVPAADALQGRDMVVVPTAVTGAVPVVNLPGVAGGALRLDGTTLADIFAGHIRRWNDAAIRSLNPGLKLPDLAIQRIVRSDGSGTTWNFADYLAKASPRWRADFGVATRFDWKGEVTAVKGSGGVVDAVSRTPGAIAYVDYNYVVRHALTAVALRNRDGAFVSANIDSFAAALAASPWPRSGDFSATLTDQVGSRSWPITMGTFIVLPRRSSAPGVRRAVEFFTWAFMHGDELVKTSHFVRLPDSVQAKAFRGLSSVTDDAGNPIGFTGLGRR from the coding sequence ATGCGTCGCCTGTTTCTGCTGTTGAGCCTCGGTTTCGCGTGTAGCTTCGCCGCCCGTGCGGACGAGGCCGCGCTCCTGCGCGGCGCGGGTTCGTCCGCCGCGCAGCCCGTCTACGCGACCTGGGCGCAGGCCTATGCTGCCGAGCGTGGCGTGCGCCTCGAATACGATGCGGCCGGCTCCGGGGCCGGCATCAAGAAGGTGCTGGCCGGCGAGGCGGATTTCGGCGCTTCCGACCTGGTGCCGGCTGCCGACGCCTTGCAGGGCCGCGACATGGTGGTGGTGCCGACCGCGGTCACCGGCGCGGTGCCGGTGGTGAACCTGCCGGGCGTGGCGGGCGGTGCCCTGCGCCTGGACGGCACCACCCTGGCGGACATCTTCGCCGGCCATATCCGGCGCTGGAACGACGCCGCGATCCGCAGCCTCAATCCCGGCCTCAAGCTGCCCGATCTTGCGATCCAGCGGATCGTGCGCAGCGACGGCTCCGGCACCACCTGGAACTTCGCCGACTATCTGGCCAAGGCCAGTCCGCGCTGGCGGGCGGACTTCGGTGTCGCCACCCGCTTCGACTGGAAAGGCGAGGTGACGGCGGTGAAGGGCAGCGGCGGCGTGGTCGACGCGGTGTCGCGCACGCCGGGCGCAATCGCTTACGTGGATTACAACTACGTGGTGCGCCACGCGCTCACCGCGGTCGCGCTGCGCAACCGCGACGGCGCCTTCGTGAGCGCGAACATCGACAGCTTCGCTGCGGCGCTGGCAGCCAGCCCGTGGCCGCGTAGCGGCGACTTCTCGGCCACCCTGACCGATCAGGTCGGCAGCCGGAGCTGGCCCATCACCATGGGCACCTTCATCGTCCTTCCCCGCCGCAGCAGCGCGCCCGGCGTGCGGCGCGCGGTCGAGTTCTTCACTTGGGCCTTCATGCACGGCGACGAACTGGTGAAGACCAGCCACTTCGTCCGCCTGCCCGACAGCGTGCAGGCCAAGGCCTTCCGCGGTTTGTCCTCGGTGACGGACGACGCCGGCAATCCCATCGGCTTCACCGGGCTGGGGCGGCGCTGA